One Streptomyces fagopyri DNA window includes the following coding sequences:
- a CDS encoding dihydrodipicolinate synthase family protein has product MTITENRPWHGVLVATALPLNDDLSVNHDRYAAHCAWLVENGCDGVVPNGSLGEYQVLTPEERARVVETAVSAVGGSRVMPGVAAYGSAEARRWAEQARDAGCESVMLLPPNAYRADERSVLAHYAAVAEAGLPVVAYNNPIDTKVDLVPELLAKLHAEGFVHAVKEFSGDVRRAYRIAELAPELDLLVGADDVLLELAVAGAKGWVAGYPNALPAAGVELYRAAVAGDLDSAGRLYRQLHPLLRWDSRVEFVQAIKLSMDIVGRPGGPVRPPRVPLLPEQEAAVRAATEKAVAAGLA; this is encoded by the coding sequence ATGACCATCACCGAGAACCGTCCCTGGCACGGCGTCCTCGTCGCCACCGCGCTCCCGCTGAACGACGACCTGTCCGTCAACCACGACCGGTACGCCGCGCACTGCGCCTGGCTCGTCGAGAACGGCTGCGACGGAGTCGTCCCCAACGGCTCGCTCGGCGAGTACCAGGTGCTCACGCCGGAGGAGCGCGCGCGGGTCGTCGAGACGGCCGTGTCGGCGGTCGGCGGTTCCCGGGTGATGCCCGGCGTCGCCGCCTACGGCTCCGCGGAGGCCCGCCGCTGGGCCGAACAGGCCCGGGACGCGGGCTGCGAATCCGTGATGCTGCTGCCGCCCAACGCCTACCGCGCCGACGAGCGTTCCGTCCTCGCCCACTACGCGGCGGTCGCCGAGGCCGGCCTTCCGGTCGTCGCGTACAACAACCCGATCGACACCAAGGTCGACCTGGTGCCCGAACTCCTCGCGAAGTTGCACGCGGAAGGGTTCGTCCACGCCGTCAAGGAGTTCTCCGGCGATGTCCGGCGCGCTTACCGGATCGCCGAACTCGCCCCGGAACTCGACCTGCTGGTCGGTGCGGACGACGTCCTCCTGGAACTCGCCGTGGCGGGCGCCAAGGGCTGGGTGGCCGGGTACCCGAACGCGCTGCCCGCCGCCGGCGTCGAGCTCTACCGCGCCGCCGTCGCGGGTGACCTCGACTCGGCCGGCCGGCTCTACCGGCAGCTGCACCCGCTGCTGCGCTGGGACTCCCGGGTCGAGTTCGTGCAGGCCATCAAGCTGTCCATGGACATCGTCGGCCGGCCCGGCGGCCCGGTGCGGCCGCCGCGTGTTCCGCTGCTGCCGGAGCAGGAGGCCGCCGTGCGCGCGGCCACCGAGAAGGCCGTCGCGGCCGGCCTCGCCTGA
- a CDS encoding toxin-antitoxin system, toxin component produces MRRLCGELVAELSLPAPAEPATLYAALCDAMSRRRGRPVQFRTAVFPPGTASGLWLDMAEQDLVVIEERTAPDHQLVILGHELWHMTAGHSGHHVEGAAVAARLLSHDADLQATVLKVAARTRFDLADEKEAESFGLLLASKCRTWLAGSSLRGPVSRDGLAGRIETSLGCRGPKG; encoded by the coding sequence ATGCGCCGTCTGTGCGGCGAGCTGGTCGCTGAACTCTCGCTCCCGGCGCCGGCTGAACCCGCAACCCTGTACGCCGCCCTGTGCGACGCCATGAGCAGACGCCGCGGCCGCCCCGTCCAGTTCCGTACGGCCGTGTTCCCGCCCGGTACCGCCAGCGGGCTGTGGCTCGACATGGCCGAGCAGGACCTGGTCGTCATCGAGGAACGCACCGCTCCTGACCATCAGTTGGTGATCCTCGGCCACGAACTGTGGCACATGACGGCCGGGCACAGCGGCCACCATGTCGAGGGCGCGGCCGTGGCCGCCCGTCTGCTCAGCCACGACGCGGACCTTCAGGCGACCGTCCTCAAGGTCGCCGCACGCACCCGGTTCGACCTCGCCGACGAGAAGGAGGCCGAGAGCTTCGGCCTGCTGCTCGCCAGCAAGTGCCGTACGTGGCTTGCTGGTTCGTCGCTGCGCGGACCGGTGAGCCGGGACGGTCTGGCCGGCCGGATCGAGACGTCCCTCGGCTGTCGTGGGCCGAAGGGCTGA
- a CDS encoding proline racemase family protein, with amino-acid sequence MRSKLVLHAVDSHTEGMPTRVITGGIGTVPGATMNERRLYFREHRDDIRQLLMNEPRGHAAMSGAVLQPSTRPDCDYGVLYIEVSGYLPMCGHGTIGVATVLVETGMVEVVEPVTTIRLDTPAGPVVAEVEVEDGAARAVTLRNVPSFSAGLDREATLADGRTVGYDLAYGGNFYAILPLERLGLPFDRSRQDDILKAALSLMEAINAEDEPVHPEDPTIRGCHHVHLYAPGATARHSRHAMAIHPGWFDRSPCGTGTSARMAQLHARGELPLHTEFVNESFIGTRFTGRLLGTTEVAGVPAVLPSFTGRAWITGTAQYLLDPSDPFPAGFIL; translated from the coding sequence ATGCGCAGCAAACTCGTCCTGCACGCCGTCGACTCGCACACCGAGGGAATGCCCACCCGGGTGATCACCGGCGGCATCGGTACCGTCCCCGGCGCGACGATGAACGAGCGGCGGCTGTACTTCCGCGAACACCGCGACGACATCAGGCAGTTGCTGATGAACGAGCCGCGCGGACACGCGGCGATGAGCGGCGCCGTCCTCCAGCCCTCCACCCGCCCGGACTGCGACTACGGGGTGCTCTACATCGAGGTGTCGGGCTACCTCCCGATGTGCGGGCACGGGACGATCGGCGTCGCCACCGTCCTGGTGGAGACCGGCATGGTCGAGGTCGTCGAACCCGTCACCACGATCCGGCTCGACACCCCGGCCGGCCCGGTCGTCGCCGAGGTCGAGGTCGAGGACGGTGCCGCCCGCGCGGTCACCCTCAGGAACGTGCCGTCCTTCTCGGCCGGGCTCGACCGCGAGGCCACCCTGGCGGACGGCCGGACGGTGGGCTACGACCTCGCGTACGGCGGCAACTTCTACGCGATCCTGCCGCTGGAGCGGCTCGGGCTGCCCTTCGACCGGTCCCGCCAGGACGACATCCTCAAGGCGGCCCTGTCGCTCATGGAGGCCATCAACGCCGAGGACGAACCCGTCCACCCGGAGGACCCGACCATCCGGGGCTGCCACCACGTCCACCTGTACGCGCCCGGCGCCACCGCGCGGCACTCGCGGCACGCGATGGCGATCCACCCCGGCTGGTTCGACCGTTCGCCCTGCGGCACCGGCACCAGCGCGCGCATGGCGCAGCTGCACGCACGCGGTGAACTCCCGCTGCACACCGAGTTCGTGAACGAGTCCTTCATCGGGACGCGGTTCACGGGGCGGCTGCTCGGCACCACCGAGGTCGCCGGCGTCCCCGCCGTGCTGCCCAGCTTCACCGGCCGCGCGTGGATCACCGGCACCGCCCAGTACCTGCTGGACCCCTCGGACCCCTTCCCGGCCGGATTCATCCTGTAG
- a CDS encoding GntR family transcriptional regulator translates to MPAQRSSAPSAAPAALPTLGGKKSSYRERVADALRAALIAGELRAGEVYSAPTLAARFGVSATPVREAMLDLAKEGLVDTVPNKGFRVTAVSEKQLDEYTHIRSLIEIPTTVRLATTADPVSLEALRPAAREIVTAAAAGDLIAYVEADIRFHLGLLALAGNAHLVEVVGDLRKRSRLYGLNALVEAGRLQDSAEEHLELLDALLDRDGEAVRRVMTRHLGHVRGLWAAGSSMA, encoded by the coding sequence ATGCCCGCCCAGCGCAGCAGCGCACCCTCCGCCGCTCCCGCCGCCCTGCCCACGCTCGGCGGCAAGAAGAGCAGCTACCGCGAGCGCGTGGCCGACGCCCTGCGGGCCGCGCTGATCGCCGGTGAACTGCGGGCCGGCGAGGTCTACTCCGCGCCGACGCTCGCCGCCCGCTTCGGCGTCTCGGCGACGCCCGTGCGCGAGGCCATGCTCGACCTCGCCAAGGAAGGCCTCGTCGACACGGTGCCCAACAAGGGGTTCCGGGTCACCGCGGTCTCCGAGAAGCAGCTGGACGAGTACACGCACATCCGCTCACTCATCGAGATCCCCACCACGGTGCGACTGGCCACCACCGCCGACCCGGTGTCCCTGGAGGCCCTGCGGCCGGCCGCCCGGGAGATCGTGACCGCGGCGGCGGCCGGTGACCTGATCGCGTACGTCGAGGCGGACATCCGTTTCCACCTCGGCCTGCTCGCCCTCGCGGGCAACGCGCATCTGGTGGAGGTGGTCGGCGACCTGCGCAAGCGTTCGCGTCTCTACGGGCTCAACGCCCTCGTCGAGGCGGGCCGTCTCCAGGACTCCGCGGAGGAGCACCTCGAACTCCTCGACGCGCTCCTGGACCGGGACGGGGAGGCCGTGCGCAGGGTCATGACCCGGCATCTGGGCCATGTCCGGGGCCTGTGGGCGGCCGGATCGTCGATGGCCTGA
- a CDS encoding MAB_1171c family putative transporter: protein MDGSSYYVPAVAMGVALAAKAPTLVRGWRDPLLRSVGVLLALACLVFLFAAPPTIGQVNDLTGIPNVSAPLVYCLLTAFSASCLVLIINWRGGPAEATRRLSRRWIAGYGVVSAALVVLYVLGDCHEERLRDFDTHYANTPFIREMIVLYLASLTVAGVAMNVMCWRWAREVSGLLRAGLRTIAFGFLFNVPYAALKFIAVGARWNGTDLDGLSTDVAPVLASVGAQVSAVGFLLPLACRRIGDSWCTWSTYRRLGPLWHELRSVSAHDDRAVRISWWSPAELQVTQRESDIHDGMLSLYPYFDSAARALAYDAAVAAGSEPVQAQAEADAAMVTAAVRARAADPEGRVISAAEAATAPAGRGSAYAYTDGPRDLVRMSMALRQSPVVAAARGRAAARSESDFHEQSR from the coding sequence ATGGACGGATCCAGCTACTACGTCCCGGCGGTCGCCATGGGCGTCGCCCTCGCCGCGAAGGCGCCCACCCTGGTCCGCGGCTGGCGCGACCCGCTCCTGAGGTCCGTGGGCGTCCTGCTGGCCCTGGCCTGCCTGGTCTTCCTCTTCGCGGCACCGCCGACCATCGGCCAGGTCAACGACCTCACGGGGATCCCCAACGTCTCGGCGCCCCTGGTCTACTGCCTGCTGACCGCCTTCAGCGCCTCCTGCCTGGTGCTGATCATCAACTGGCGCGGCGGCCCCGCCGAGGCGACCCGCCGGCTCTCGCGTCGCTGGATCGCCGGCTACGGCGTGGTGAGCGCGGCGCTGGTGGTGCTGTACGTGCTCGGGGACTGCCACGAGGAACGGCTTCGGGACTTCGACACCCACTACGCCAACACCCCTTTCATCCGCGAGATGATCGTGCTCTACCTCGCCTCGCTGACCGTCGCGGGCGTCGCGATGAACGTCATGTGCTGGCGCTGGGCCCGCGAGGTGAGCGGCCTGCTGCGCGCCGGGCTGCGGACGATCGCGTTCGGCTTCCTCTTCAACGTCCCCTACGCGGCACTCAAGTTCATCGCCGTGGGCGCCCGCTGGAACGGCACCGACCTGGACGGTCTGAGCACCGACGTGGCACCCGTGCTGGCCTCGGTCGGAGCGCAGGTCAGCGCGGTCGGCTTCCTGCTCCCGCTGGCCTGCCGCCGCATCGGGGACAGCTGGTGCACCTGGTCGACGTACCGCCGGCTCGGGCCGCTGTGGCACGAACTGAGGTCGGTCTCGGCCCACGACGACCGCGCCGTGCGGATCTCCTGGTGGTCCCCCGCCGAACTCCAGGTCACCCAGCGGGAGTCCGACATCCACGACGGCATGCTCAGCCTGTACCCCTACTTCGACTCCGCGGCGCGCGCCCTCGCCTACGACGCGGCCGTGGCGGCGGGCTCCGAGCCCGTCCAGGCACAGGCCGAGGCCGACGCGGCGATGGTGACGGCGGCGGTACGGGCCAGGGCGGCCGACCCGGAGGGCCGGGTCATCAGCGCGGCGGAGGCGGCCACCGCCCCCGCCGGGCGCGGGTCCGCGTACGCCTACACCGACGGTCCGCGCGACCTCGTGCGGATGTCGATGGCCCTGCGTCAGTCACCCGTCGTCGCGGCCGCCCGAGGGCGCGCCGCGGCCAGGTCAGAGAGCGACTTCCATGAGCAATCCCGCTAG
- a CDS encoding NAD(P)/FAD-dependent oxidoreductase, translated as MSKRLTCDVVVVGAGMVGSACALYAARAGLDVTLVDRGPVAGGTTGAGEGNLLVSDKEPGPELDLALLSGRLWSGLGEELGTVVEYEAKGGVVVASTPDGLTALETFAAGQRKAGVSAVPVAADRLHDLEPHLAPGLAGAVHYPQDTQVMPALAAAHLARASGARLLTGRTVTEVLRAADGSVRGARTDRGDLHAPVVVNAAGTWGSAVAALAGVRLPVLPRRGFVLVTEPLPLRVRHKVYAADYVADVASDSAALQTSPVVEGTAAGPVLIGASRERVGFDRSFSLPAVRALAAGAIRLFPFLADVRALRAYLGFRPYMPDHLPAIGPDPRVPGLFHACGHEGAGIGLAAGTGHLIAQVLAGVTPDLDLTPFRPDRFPPEAV; from the coding sequence GTGAGCAAGCGACTGACCTGCGATGTCGTGGTGGTCGGAGCCGGAATGGTGGGCTCGGCCTGCGCCCTTTACGCGGCTCGGGCGGGCCTCGACGTGACGCTCGTGGACCGCGGTCCCGTGGCCGGCGGCACCACCGGGGCCGGCGAGGGCAATCTGCTCGTCTCCGACAAGGAGCCCGGTCCCGAGCTCGACCTCGCGCTGCTGTCGGGGCGCCTGTGGTCCGGCCTCGGGGAAGAACTGGGCACGGTCGTCGAGTACGAGGCCAAGGGCGGCGTCGTGGTGGCCTCGACGCCCGACGGACTGACCGCGCTGGAGACGTTCGCGGCGGGGCAGCGGAAGGCCGGCGTCTCGGCCGTACCGGTCGCGGCGGACCGGCTCCACGACCTGGAACCGCACCTGGCGCCCGGCCTGGCGGGTGCCGTGCACTATCCGCAGGACACCCAAGTGATGCCGGCGCTGGCCGCCGCCCATCTGGCGCGCGCCTCGGGCGCCCGGCTGCTCACCGGCCGGACCGTGACCGAAGTGCTGCGCGCGGCGGACGGATCGGTCCGGGGCGCGCGGACCGACCGGGGGGACCTGCACGCGCCGGTGGTGGTGAACGCCGCGGGGACCTGGGGTTCCGCGGTGGCCGCGCTCGCGGGCGTACGGCTGCCCGTGCTGCCCCGGCGCGGCTTCGTGCTGGTGACGGAGCCGCTGCCGCTGCGGGTGCGGCACAAGGTGTACGCCGCGGACTACGTCGCCGACGTGGCCAGCGACTCGGCGGCGCTGCAGACCTCGCCGGTCGTGGAGGGGACGGCGGCGGGCCCGGTGCTGATCGGCGCGAGCCGCGAACGGGTGGGCTTCGACCGCTCCTTCTCGCTGCCGGCCGTACGGGCGCTGGCGGCGGGGGCGATCCGGCTCTTCCCGTTCCTGGCGGACGTCCGCGCCCTGCGCGCGTACCTGGGATTCCGCCCGTACATGCCCGACCACCTGCCGGCGATCGGCCCCGATCCGCGGGTGCCAGGACTTTTTCACGCCTGCGGGCACGAGGGAGCGGGAATCGGTCTCGCCGCCGGCACCGGACATCTGATCGCCCAGGTGCTCGCCGGCGTGACGCCCGACCTGGACCTCACGCCGTTCCGCCCCGACCGCTTCCCGCCGGAGGCCGTGTGA
- a CDS encoding (2Fe-2S)-binding protein encodes MNPLEPAGAEPGPAFTVTLDGRAITALPGQTVAAALWTAGVISWRTTRGSGRPRGVLCGIGVCFECLVTVNDRPNQRACLVPVRPGDAIRTQEGTGHDGC; translated from the coding sequence GTGAACCCCCTGGAGCCGGCGGGCGCCGAGCCCGGGCCCGCTTTCACCGTCACCCTGGACGGGCGCGCGATCACCGCGCTGCCGGGGCAGACCGTCGCCGCCGCACTGTGGACGGCGGGGGTCATCTCGTGGCGCACCACCCGGGGTTCGGGGCGGCCGCGCGGAGTCCTGTGCGGCATCGGCGTCTGCTTCGAGTGCCTGGTGACCGTCAACGACCGCCCCAACCAACGGGCCTGCCTGGTGCCGGTGCGACCGGGCGACGCCATCCGCACGCAGGAGGGGACCGGACATGACGGCTGCTGA
- a CDS encoding helix-turn-helix domain-containing protein yields MTDGFEVPGATATVLLPAVVARVTALADRLGVRHSEVFDIRRLSAESGVPEPVVRALLGGRPAGEPDLQARFLQRLDLLRRTRLKPNGRRYTQQEIADGAGMSRQQAGALINGDRRPTMEHCDAIQRFFRVHAGFLTAEDSEALVGALQRSEQELLQQLADREREVAAAAATEDPLERLLQDHGVRGIAWRAAQLPTDQHRDKVAEWLDMLLESVKRPES; encoded by the coding sequence GTGACGGATGGCTTCGAAGTTCCGGGCGCCACGGCGACGGTTCTGCTGCCGGCCGTCGTGGCCCGGGTCACCGCGCTCGCCGACCGGCTCGGTGTGCGGCACAGCGAGGTTTTCGACATACGGCGCCTCTCGGCGGAGTCCGGCGTCCCGGAACCCGTGGTGCGGGCGCTTCTCGGTGGCCGCCCCGCGGGCGAGCCCGATCTGCAGGCCCGCTTCCTGCAGCGTCTCGACCTGCTGCGCCGCACCCGGCTCAAGCCCAACGGGCGCAGATACACCCAGCAGGAGATCGCCGACGGCGCGGGCATGTCGCGCCAGCAGGCGGGCGCTCTCATCAACGGCGACCGGCGCCCCACGATGGAGCACTGCGACGCCATCCAGCGCTTCTTCCGGGTGCACGCGGGATTCCTGACGGCCGAGGACTCCGAGGCGCTGGTGGGTGCCCTCCAGCGCTCCGAGCAGGAGTTGCTGCAACAGCTCGCCGACCGCGAGCGCGAGGTGGCCGCGGCCGCGGCCACCGAGGACCCCCTGGAGAGACTGCTGCAGGACCACGGCGTCCGCGGCATCGCCTGGCGGGCCGCGCAGTTGCCCACCGACCAGCACCGCGACAAGGTCGCCGAATGGCTGGACATGCTCTTGGAAAGCGTCAAGCGGCCCGAGTCATGA
- a CDS encoding FAD/NAD(P)-dependent oxidoreductase, protein MTAAERARLAVIGAGPAGLAAALAAAGRGVRVTLIDSAPRAGGQFYRQSAAGLRARRPRVPHHGWRTWERLSRALADQVEAGTITHLTDHHVWLVERQERQERQERQERVERVEVFEGSGAAAHPSTSAGGFVVHALTGPFQEEPGTVRADAVLLATGGYEKVLPFPGWTLPGVIAAGGAQAMLKGSLVVPGRTAVVAGTGPLLLPVATGLAAAGVEVAALVESADPRAFLRHAGALAAQPGKVAEGAGYAARLLRHRIRLRTRHTVVEAHGEDRLVAVTVAALDPDGRVRPGSERRIPCDTLAVGHGMLPHTDLADSLGCRVEGLRVPVDEEQRTDVPGVWAAGETTGVGGAALSLAEGHIAGHSIAARLHGTEPDPREWSAATGSRTRLRAFSAALDTVYAPPARWTERVTDDTVVCRCEEVTAGSVRAAVDELGAGDVRTVKLLTRAGMGWCQGRMCEPAVAGLAGCEQVPVRRLLARPVPLGVLAGTEATTDG, encoded by the coding sequence ATGACGGCTGCTGAGCGGGCACGTCTCGCGGTGATCGGCGCGGGTCCGGCGGGCCTGGCCGCCGCCCTGGCCGCGGCGGGACGCGGGGTCCGGGTCACCCTGATCGACTCGGCCCCCCGGGCGGGCGGACAGTTCTACCGGCAGTCCGCGGCCGGGCTGCGGGCGCGGCGCCCGCGGGTCCCGCACCATGGGTGGCGGACCTGGGAACGGCTGTCGCGAGCGCTCGCCGACCAGGTGGAGGCGGGCACGATCACACATCTGACGGACCATCATGTATGGCTCGTGGAGCGCCAAGAGCGCCAAGAGCGCCAAGAGCGCCAAGAGCGCGTGGAGCGCGTGGAGGTTTTCGAAGGCTCCGGGGCGGCGGCGCACCCGTCCACGAGCGCCGGCGGGTTCGTCGTGCACGCGCTCACAGGTCCTTTCCAGGAGGAACCCGGCACCGTTCGCGCCGACGCGGTGCTCCTGGCCACCGGCGGCTACGAGAAGGTGCTGCCCTTCCCGGGCTGGACCCTTCCCGGCGTCATCGCCGCGGGGGGTGCGCAGGCCATGCTCAAGGGGTCGCTCGTCGTGCCGGGCCGCACCGCTGTCGTGGCCGGCACCGGCCCGCTGCTGCTGCCCGTGGCGACCGGGCTCGCCGCGGCCGGGGTCGAGGTCGCCGCGCTCGTCGAGTCGGCCGACCCGCGCGCGTTCCTGCGCCATGCCGGGGCGCTGGCCGCACAGCCGGGCAAGGTCGCCGAGGGCGCCGGGTACGCGGCGCGGCTCCTGCGGCACCGCATCCGCCTGCGCACGCGGCACACCGTCGTCGAGGCGCACGGCGAGGACCGGCTCGTCGCCGTGACCGTCGCCGCGCTCGACCCCGACGGGCGCGTCAGGCCCGGCTCCGAGCGGCGCATCCCGTGCGACACGCTCGCGGTCGGACACGGCATGCTGCCGCACACAGACCTGGCCGACTCGCTCGGCTGCCGCGTCGAGGGCCTGCGAGTCCCCGTCGACGAGGAGCAGCGGACCGACGTGCCGGGCGTGTGGGCCGCCGGCGAGACCACCGGCGTCGGCGGTGCGGCTCTGTCGCTGGCCGAGGGCCACATCGCGGGACACTCGATCGCCGCGCGTCTGCACGGCACGGAGCCCGACCCGCGCGAGTGGTCCGCGGCCACCGGATCCCGTACGCGGCTGCGGGCGTTCTCCGCCGCGCTCGACACCGTCTACGCGCCACCCGCCCGCTGGACGGAGCGGGTCACCGACGACACGGTCGTCTGCCGCTGCGAGGAGGTCACCGCGGGGTCGGTCCGGGCGGCCGTCGACGAGCTGGGCGCGGGCGACGTACGCACCGTGAAGCTGCTCACCCGCGCGGGGATGGGCTGGTGCCAGGGCCGGATGTGCGAGCCCGCGGTCGCCGGACTCGCCGGTTGCGAACAGGTCCCCGTGCGAAGGCTGTTGGCGCGCCCCGTCCCCCTCGGGGTGCTCGCCGGGACGGAGGCGACGACGGACGGCTGA
- a CDS encoding aminopeptidase P family protein has protein sequence MAKARKNGLYREISEELSALMRSGWADTERRDVQLVEQAPYAARRRAALSALFPGERLVIPSGSLRIRSNDSHYPFRPYTGYVHLTGDRSRDCALVLEPRPEGGHDAYCYRLPRDGRDTDTFWTGMTAELWTGRRSSLAESERELGLACRDIRALPGLLRDTSAPTRAIRGHDPALDATLGTPDERATERDEGLEEALSGLRLVKDAWEIGEMRRAVDSTVRGFTDVVRELSQAVATSERWIEGTFFRRARVEGNDVGYGSICAAGEHATIMHWTDNDGPVRPGELLLLDAGVETRTLYTADVTRTLPISGTFSPLQRKVYDAVYEAQEAGMAAVKPGAGYRDFHEAAQRSMTERLVAWGLVEGPAERAYELGLQRRFTMAGTGHMLGLDVHDCAQARNEDYVDGLLEPGMVLTVEPGLYFQADDLTVPEEWRGIGVRIEDDLLVTADGYENLSGGLPRSAAEVEAWMREFAG, from the coding sequence GTGGCCAAGGCCCGGAAGAACGGTCTGTACCGAGAGATCTCCGAGGAACTGTCCGCCCTGATGCGCTCGGGCTGGGCGGACACCGAGCGGCGCGACGTACAGCTGGTCGAGCAGGCGCCGTACGCGGCGCGCCGCCGTGCCGCTCTGAGCGCGCTCTTCCCCGGCGAGCGGCTCGTCATCCCCTCCGGAAGCCTCAGGATCCGCTCGAACGACAGCCATTACCCGTTCCGCCCGTACACCGGCTACGTCCATCTGACGGGCGACCGGTCCCGGGACTGCGCCCTGGTCCTCGAACCCCGGCCCGAGGGCGGTCACGACGCGTACTGCTACCGGCTCCCCCGTGACGGCCGGGACACCGACACGTTCTGGACCGGCATGACCGCCGAGCTGTGGACGGGCCGCCGCAGCTCCCTCGCCGAGTCGGAACGCGAACTCGGCCTCGCCTGCCGGGACATCCGCGCGCTGCCCGGACTTCTGCGGGACACCTCCGCGCCGACCCGCGCGATACGCGGTCACGACCCCGCGCTGGACGCAACGCTCGGCACGCCCGACGAGCGGGCCACCGAGCGGGACGAGGGACTGGAGGAGGCGCTGTCCGGTCTGCGGCTGGTCAAGGACGCCTGGGAGATCGGCGAGATGCGCCGGGCCGTGGACTCAACGGTGCGCGGGTTCACCGACGTCGTCAGGGAGTTGTCCCAGGCGGTGGCCACTTCGGAGCGCTGGATCGAGGGCACCTTCTTCCGCCGCGCCCGGGTCGAGGGCAACGACGTCGGCTACGGCTCCATCTGCGCCGCGGGCGAGCACGCCACGATCATGCACTGGACGGACAACGACGGTCCGGTCCGTCCAGGTGAACTGCTCCTGCTCGACGCGGGCGTGGAGACCCGCACCCTGTACACCGCCGACGTCACCCGCACCCTCCCGATCAGCGGCACGTTCAGCCCGCTCCAGCGGAAGGTCTACGACGCGGTGTACGAGGCCCAGGAGGCCGGGATGGCCGCGGTGAAGCCGGGCGCCGGGTACCGCGACTTCCATGAGGCGGCCCAGCGGTCGATGACCGAACGGCTGGTGGCCTGGGGCCTGGTCGAGGGGCCGGCCGAGCGCGCCTACGAGCTGGGCCTGCAGCGCCGTTTCACCATGGCGGGCACCGGTCACATGCTCGGCCTCGACGTGCACGACTGCGCTCAGGCCCGCAACGAGGACTACGTCGACGGGTTGCTGGAGCCGGGCATGGTGCTGACCGTGGAGCCGGGCCTCTACTTCCAGGCGGACGACCTGACCGTGCCCGAGGAGTGGCGCGGCATCGGGGTCCGGATCGAGGACGACCTGCTGGTCACCGCCGACGGCTACGAGAACCTGTCGGGCGGGCTGCCGCGCTCGGCCGCCGAGGTCGAGGCCTGGATGCGGGAGTTCGCCGGCTAG
- a CDS encoding MmyB family transcriptional regulator, with amino-acid sequence MAYQAGRQRSQPRPVPESPEAQAYLQDYAALLDAVSFPSVVFDHRWDVVLSNAAFETLFGGVGPHPTAMPGDNFLRFVLFHPDAATVLGDHEASWCLPMLAHFAAAVERDGQDRGLQSVRRDIAQDPIMEAAYRHGLPHWIRAVGQDAVQHDGAVRPLIHPDPRWGRTHCRIVDETPKNLQDMGYTRMTLVLRETRRGTPPPRGITRTRLGGTHLRVV; translated from the coding sequence ATGGCGTACCAGGCAGGAAGGCAGCGGTCCCAGCCGCGACCTGTCCCCGAGAGCCCCGAGGCTCAGGCGTATCTCCAGGACTACGCCGCACTCCTCGATGCCGTGTCGTTCCCCTCCGTCGTCTTCGACCACCGCTGGGACGTCGTCCTGTCCAACGCCGCGTTCGAGACACTTTTCGGCGGAGTCGGCCCGCATCCGACGGCGATGCCCGGCGACAACTTCCTCCGGTTCGTCCTGTTCCACCCGGACGCGGCCACCGTCCTCGGCGACCACGAGGCCAGCTGGTGCCTGCCGATGCTGGCGCACTTCGCCGCCGCCGTGGAGCGTGACGGGCAGGACCGGGGGTTGCAGTCGGTCCGCCGGGACATCGCCCAGGACCCGATCATGGAGGCGGCCTACCGGCACGGCCTGCCGCACTGGATCCGCGCGGTCGGGCAGGACGCCGTCCAGCACGACGGCGCGGTACGGCCGTTGATCCACCCCGACCCCCGCTGGGGGCGCACGCACTGCCGGATCGTCGACGAGACCCCCAAGAACCTCCAGGACATGGGCTACACGCGGATGACCCTGGTCCTGCGCGAGACGCGCCGCGGTACTCCGCCGCCACGCGGGATCACCCGGACGCGCCTCGGCGGCACCCACCTCAGGGTCGTCTGA